The proteins below are encoded in one region of Cydia pomonella isolate Wapato2018A unplaced genomic scaffold, ilCydPomo1 PGA_scaffold_48, whole genome shotgun sequence:
- the LOC133534072 gene encoding uncharacterized protein LOC133534072: protein MDEEYGKRRSLVTPERDRSRSRRSGTYVRRRSRSRSHSRRLRERDLALKRERERIRQMEEDLQKEKDAERRSRRNERNSTSRRSRERRSRSRPPRAGISHEPRSRSRERGPRATRDRAGRDSTSIDRRHKRSCSPSFSSNDIVKIIKSIKYVLPSQPTTQSQIPINRNIDYKNIIPEFNPSEKNQRIDVWLKKVNECAKVYGWDEKTVIHFAMQKLTGLAKTWFESLNTILFSWDEWQTKLANAFPSEQNYGQLLEDMLKRRSKYQESMENYFYEKLALLNQCEITGRRAVDCLIHGITDKTMRSSALALRCEEPDQLLKFLLSNNKESFVNISLPKDRSVTGGDEKTSSRASTKLNPNIFCYNCKEKGHIYSRCPKPLVKCSTCQKVGHKPEMCRLKSDSGSTKADTVPRVMRIYGSNPSDKFRKSVQVNGETVGAFVDLGSEVTLIRESSFSHLGLSHDCIPITMIGFGDKLVQSLGSAELTITIDGVSATVMCRVVNDSLLEKSMLIGQTYSEQPHIVVYKDANKLQFLHIGTELPNLQERADGKLERVRIVARNRIYGVASVRAATGTEFSGNVVLNTKVVGKPQDQYLVCGGIYEVKQGNLFVMVMPCAASCYLQENFVFARAERVEAVYRLSDIGTTVRQYENEITVEETASSPFDEKQLHIGKNVTEDDKNKLVKLLSCYEDCFASDLASLGCTNTTEMNIELNSERPVVYRPYRLSHHEREKVRAMIDDMLQAGIIRESVSNYASPIILVRKKDGGVRLCVDYRLLNSITVKERYPIPVIEDEIARLAGQSWFITLDLMSGYYQVPISEGSKHLTAFVTPDGQYEYNRMPFGLANAPAVFQRRVLEDAEMVGVLSLA from the exons ATGGATGAAGAATATGGGAAACGCCGAAGTTTAGTGACTCCAGAGCGTGATCGCTCCCGATCGAGGCGCAGTGGGACGTATGTACGACGCAGGAGCCGCAGCCGCAGCCACAGCCGCCGCTTGAGGGAGCGAGACCTGGCTCTAAAGAGGGAGCGAGAGCGTATTCGGCAGATGGAGGAGGATCTGCAGAAAGAAAAAGACGCCGAGCGCCGCTCACGGAGGAACGAACGCAATTCGACGTCAAGACGAAGCCGCGAGCGTCGCAGCCGCAGCCGACCACCGAGAGCCGGGATCAGCCACGAGCCGCGCAGCCGCAGCCGAGAGCGGGGCCCCAGAGCAACGCGCGATCGGGCAGGAAGGGATTCCACGAGCATCGATCGACGGCATAAAAGGTCATGTAGTCCTTCTTTCTCTTCTAATGATATTgtcaaaataatcaaatcaattaaatatgtcTTACCGTCTCAGCCGACAACACAAAGCCAAATTCCGATTAACAGAAATATCGACTACAAAAACATTATTCCAGAATTTAACCCATCCGAAAAAAATCAAAGGATTGATGTGTGGTTAAAAAAAGTCAACGAGTGTGCTAAAGTTTACGGCTGGGACGAAAAGACGGTTATACATTTTGCTATGCAGAAACTGACAGGGTTAGCTAAGACTTGGTTTGAGAGCCttaatacaattttgttttcatggGACGAGTGGCAAACTAAATTGGCTAACGCATTTCCATCAGAACAAAACTACGGGCAATTACTAGAAGACATGTTGAAACGTAGGAGTAAGTACCAAGAATCTATGGAAAATTACTTTTACGAGAAATTAGCGTTGCTTAATCAGTGCGAAATCACGGGTAGGCGAGCAGTCGACTGCCTTATTCATGGTATCACAGATAAAACTATGCGATCTAGTGCTTTAGCTTTACGGTGTGAGGAACCCGATCAGCTTCTTAAATTTCTACTAAGCAATAATAAAGAATCATTCGTAAATATTTCGTTGCCTAAGGATAGGAGCGTGACTGGGGGTGATGAGAAGACGTCTAGTAGAGCCAGCACGAAATTAAATCCtaacatattttgttataactGCAAGGAAAAAGGGCATATTTATTCTCGCTGTCCTAAGCCTTTAGTTAAATGTAGTACGTGCCAAAAGGTGGGCCATAAACCAGAGATGTGTAGGCTAAAGTCAGACTCTGGTTCGACAAAGGCTGACACTGTACCCAGAGTGATGCGCATATACGGATCTAACCCGTCTGACAAATTTAGAAAATCAGTACAAGTTAATGGTGAGACAGTGGGAGCCTTTGTCGACCTAGGAAGCGAAGTCACTCTTATACGAGAATCCAGTTTCTCTCATCTTGGGCTTTCTCATGATTGCATTCCTATTACGATGATAGGTTTCGGTGATAAGCTCGTACAGTCTTTAGGATCGGCGGAGTTGACCATAACAATTGATGGTGTATCCGCCACCGTTATGTGTAGGGTAGTTAATGATAGTCTGCTTGAAAAGTCGATGCTCATAGGTCAGACTTACTCTGAACAACCACATATCGTGGTTTACAAAGATGCAAATAAGTTGCAATTTTTACACATAGGTACAGAGCTTCCTAACTTACAAGAGCGTGCCGATGGAAAGTTAGAGAGAGTAAGAATTGTAGCACGTAACAGGATATATGGGGTAGCTAGCGTAAGAGCCGCCACTGGGACAGAGTTTAGTGGTAACGTTGTGTTAAATACTAAAGTGGTAGGGAAACCTCAAGATCAGTATTTGGTTTGTGGCGGGATTTATGAGGTGAAGCAGGGTAACCTTTTTGTAATGGTTATGCCCTGTGCTGCGTCTTGTTACCtacaagaaaactttgtatttgCGCGAGCAGAACGTGTAGAGGCGGTATATAGGTTATCGGATATAGGTACCACAGTACGCCAGTACGAAAATGAAATAACTGTAGAAGAAACCGCGTCATCACCGTTTGATGAAAAACAActccatataggtaaaaatgtTACCGAAGATGATAAAAACAAGCTCGTCAAACTTCTCAGCTGTTACGAAGATTGCTTTGCTTCTGATTTAGCTAGTCTAGGTTGCACTAATACGACCGAAATGAATATAGAGTTAAATAGTGAGCGACCGGTCGTATATAGACCTTACAGACTGTCACATCATGAACGTGAGAAGGTCCGTGCGATGATAGATGATATGTTACAAGCTGGTATAATCAGAGAATCCGTATCTAATTATGCTAGTCCTATTATACTCGTCCGAAAGAAGGATGGTGGCGTCAGACTTTGCGTCGATTACAGACTACTCAATTCGATAACCGTAAAGGAACGCTACCCAATACCGGTAATAGAAGACGAGATCGCTCGTTTGGCCGGCCAGTCATGGTTTATCACGTTGGATCTGATGTCCGGGTACTACCAGGTACCAATCTCGGAAGGTAGTAAGCATTTGACAGCGTTTGTCACGCCGGATGGCCAATACGAATATAACCGGATGCCGTTCGGCCTGGCAAATGCGCCAGCGGTGTTCCAAC GTCGAGTGCTAGAAGACGCGGAAATGGTTGGCGTGCTTAGCTTGGCCTGA